Proteins found in one Thermovenabulum gondwanense genomic segment:
- a CDS encoding YbaK/EbsC family protein → MGILEAKEYLKKWGRDRDVLEFNQSSATVEEAAKAANVEPARIAKTLAFRDKENGAMLIVTAGDVKIDNAKFKKEFGFKARMLSHEETFEITGHPVGGVCPFGLKSDIPVYLDVSLKRFKTVLPACGSGNSAIELTCEELELYAKSKRWVDACR, encoded by the coding sequence ATGGGAATATTGGAAGCAAAGGAGTATCTGAAAAAATGGGGAAGGGACAGGGACGTTTTGGAATTTAATCAATCCAGCGCAACGGTGGAGGAGGCCGCAAAAGCTGCCAATGTGGAACCCGCAAGGATAGCTAAAACCCTTGCCTTCAGGGATAAAGAAAATGGAGCGATGCTAATAGTCACCGCCGGGGATGTAAAAATTGACAACGCAAAGTTTAAAAAGGAATTCGGATTTAAAGCCAGGATGCTTTCCCATGAGGAAACCTTTGAGATTACCGGCCATCCGGTAGGGGGAGTATGCCCCTTCGGGTTAAAAAGCGATATACCGGTTTACCTTGATGTATCTTTAAAAAGGTTTAAAACGGTGTTACCCGCCTGCGGAAGCGGAAATTCGGCTATTGAACTCACCTGTGAAGAGCTGGAACTTTATGCAAAAAGTAAAAGATGGGTGGATGCATGCAGGTGA
- the arsM gene encoding arsenite methyltransferase, with protein MDYNIKEKVKEYYGSIAKKVEKNSDSAGCCCCGPSCCGTSSDIMFYEKEELKGLPEEAVNLSLGCANPVVFAKLKEGEVVLDLGSGGGIDALIAAKYVGEKGKVYGLDMTDEMLAVANKNKEKMGAKNVEFIKGYIEDIPLCDESVDVILSNCVINLCEDKEKALKEAYRVLKKGGRLAIADVVALKDIPESIKKRAELWAGCVAGTIKAEEYKDILMRVGFKDIEIIPAHVYTKDLIEGILADKNKLIELEREIDLNEIDGAFAGAYIKAVK; from the coding sequence ATGGATTACAATATTAAGGAAAAGGTAAAGGAATATTACGGCAGCATAGCTAAAAAAGTTGAAAAAAACTCCGATTCTGCCGGCTGTTGCTGCTGCGGGCCTTCCTGCTGCGGCACGTCAAGCGATATTATGTTTTACGAAAAAGAGGAACTAAAAGGATTGCCAGAGGAAGCGGTGAACCTATCGCTGGGATGCGCAAACCCTGTCGTTTTTGCTAAGCTTAAAGAAGGAGAAGTGGTACTTGATCTGGGAAGCGGCGGGGGGATAGATGCGCTCATAGCAGCGAAGTACGTGGGTGAAAAGGGAAAAGTTTACGGCCTGGATATGACCGATGAGATGCTGGCAGTTGCCAATAAAAACAAAGAGAAAATGGGAGCCAAAAATGTGGAGTTTATCAAGGGATATATCGAGGATATTCCTCTTTGCGATGAATCGGTGGATGTAATCCTTTCCAACTGTGTAATAAATCTCTGCGAAGACAAAGAAAAGGCTCTGAAAGAGGCTTACAGGGTTCTTAAAAAGGGCGGAAGGCTTGCGATCGCCGATGTAGTAGCACTAAAGGATATACCCGAAAGCATTAAAAAGCGGGCAGAGCTGTGGGCAGGATGTGTTGCGGGGACTATAAAGGCGGAGGAGTATAAAGACATCCTAATGAGGGTTGGTTTTAAGGATATAGAAATCATCCCGGCTCACGTTTATACAAAGGATTTGATTGAAGGGATTTTGGCGGACAAAAATAAACTTATCGAGCTGGAAAGGGAAATTGATCTTAATGAGATCGACGGGGCCTTTGCGGGAGCGTATATTAAAGCAGTAAAATGA
- the nhaC gene encoding Na+/H+ antiporter NhaC: protein MTDEKKLSTGRSIFLLIIAVATLLTLVIFVKSPTTISLAISAMIEIIFCMVWGFTWDELQRDIIENVKRMMPAVLILLCVGMLVGSWILCGTVPLLVYYGLKFLSPGIFLFAACIICSITSIFTGTSWGTLSTVGIALMAVSAGLGIPAYYTAGAVTVGAIFGDKLSPLSDTTVLASAVAEVDIREHMKHMLYTTLPGWIISLILYLFIGLSFKKGTFNAEMTDLIIKTIADKFNLNILLLLPPIIVLYLIFKGKPAIPVFGAGIILGAIFALVFQGAGVKTIATTLNSGFQISTGVAAVDKMLMRGGLSSMLGTVALLIFSAVFGSPLKTAGVIDMIVNKIQEVAKNDKQIMVSTYILHSLLFTIIGSYYVTFSAFGPIFKKVFDKYYLHGKNLSRLLEDTGTAFAPLVPWSVTGAFVASTLGVATGEFALFAPMLYLGIILGITYSITGFKIIKIDKV, encoded by the coding sequence ATGACAGATGAAAAAAAGTTAAGTACAGGAAGGTCTATTTTTTTATTAATAATTGCCGTTGCTACATTGTTAACTCTGGTAATTTTTGTTAAATCACCTACTACAATATCTTTGGCAATATCAGCGATGATTGAAATTATTTTTTGCATGGTCTGGGGATTTACATGGGATGAGCTTCAGAGGGATATTATCGAAAATGTAAAAAGAATGATGCCGGCGGTATTGATTCTCCTGTGCGTAGGAATGCTGGTAGGGTCCTGGATTTTATGCGGTACTGTCCCATTGCTGGTATATTATGGATTAAAATTTTTAAGCCCGGGCATTTTCCTGTTTGCGGCATGTATTATCTGTTCTATTACTTCAATTTTTACCGGTACTTCTTGGGGAACGCTTAGCACTGTAGGAATTGCCTTAATGGCAGTATCTGCCGGTCTTGGTATTCCAGCTTATTATACTGCAGGGGCTGTTACCGTTGGCGCAATATTCGGCGATAAGTTATCACCTTTATCCGACACTACGGTACTTGCTTCTGCCGTAGCAGAAGTAGATATACGTGAACATATGAAACATATGCTTTATACCACTTTGCCGGGTTGGATAATATCATTAATTTTGTATTTATTTATCGGGCTAAGTTTTAAAAAAGGCACATTTAATGCCGAGATGACTGATTTAATAATTAAGACAATAGCGGACAAATTTAATTTAAATATACTCTTATTATTACCGCCGATCATTGTTTTATATTTAATATTCAAAGGAAAACCGGCAATTCCAGTGTTTGGTGCAGGGATTATCCTGGGAGCAATTTTTGCTCTGGTGTTTCAAGGTGCGGGGGTAAAAACTATTGCTACCACTTTAAACTCAGGCTTTCAGATATCTACGGGTGTGGCAGCGGTGGATAAAATGCTAATGCGCGGAGGACTAAGCAGTATGCTGGGCACGGTAGCTTTGTTGATTTTTTCTGCAGTGTTCGGATCACCGCTTAAGACAGCAGGTGTTATAGATATGATTGTAAATAAAATTCAAGAAGTTGCAAAAAATGACAAGCAAATTATGGTTTCCACCTATATACTTCATTCATTGCTATTTACTATAATAGGCAGTTATTACGTGACATTTTCAGCTTTTGGTCCCATTTTTAAGAAGGTGTTTGATAAATATTATCTGCATGGTAAAAATTTATCAAGACTATTAGAAGATACCGGGACAGCCTTTGCACCATTAGTTCCCTGGAGCGTAACCGGAGCTTTCGTGGCGTCTACCCTGGGAGTGGCTACGGGAGAATTTGCGTTATTTGCTCCAATGCTTTACCTCGGAATTATTTTAGGTATAACCTATTCAATAACAGGATTTAAGATAATTAAAATAGATAAAGTTTAA
- a CDS encoding N-acetyltransferase family protein, with the protein MKILAFIRPATEREARILSELAVKSEAYWGYDEEYMEKFKEKYRVTEEYIKNSPVFVLEDKNKILGFYGLLFEKDEVNLEFFYIDADYIGKGYGRMLWGHLVDYCKEKGIKSFTFVTSPEAKGFYIKMGAEYLGEVESLVKKGRIIPGLIYYVK; encoded by the coding sequence GTGAAAATTTTGGCTTTTATACGACCCGCAACGGAAAGGGAAGCAAGGATTTTATCCGAACTTGCCGTAAAATCGGAAGCATACTGGGGATACGATGAGGAATATATGGAAAAATTTAAAGAAAAATACAGGGTAACCGAAGAATATATAAAAAATTCCCCCGTATTTGTTCTGGAGGATAAGAACAAGATTTTGGGTTTTTACGGCCTTTTATTCGAAAAAGATGAGGTGAATCTGGAGTTTTTCTATATTGACGCCGATTATATAGGCAAGGGATACGGGAGGATGCTGTGGGGTCATTTAGTGGATTATTGTAAGGAAAAAGGTATTAAAAGCTTTACCTTTGTAACGAGCCCTGAAGCAAAAGGTTTTTATATAAAAATGGGTGCAGAATATTTAGGGGAAGTGGAGTCCTTGGTTAAAAAGGGGCGAATTATTCCCGGGCTTATTTATTATGTAAAATAG
- a CDS encoding DUF4438 domain-containing protein has translation MLRTNIEKTVIQSVQGKIHHPVASSPFRIGHDGSVNILPATGAITYNVSLGDPAFGWAGDHVEPGVSIKNEDSNENNALMVLACVGNEARVISGDAKGAKGIVIGKHGGIDHVLVQFEKEDMEKMAVDDKILIKAWGQGLKLLDYPDIMVMNIDPNLFLNIPIKEENGMLKVPVTAEVPAYLMGSGIGGSTAFSGDYDIMTADTETVKRLRLDRLRFGDLVLLKDCDNTYGRGYLKGAVTVGVVIHSDCIKMGHGPGITTIMTCKYSKIQGIIDENANIKNYLK, from the coding sequence ATGTTGCGTACAAATATAGAAAAAACAGTTATTCAATCGGTTCAAGGAAAAATTCATCACCCGGTGGCTTCCTCACCCTTCAGGATAGGGCACGACGGAAGCGTTAATATACTTCCCGCCACCGGAGCCATCACTTATAATGTAAGCCTTGGTGATCCAGCCTTTGGATGGGCGGGAGATCATGTTGAGCCCGGAGTATCGATAAAAAATGAAGATTCCAATGAAAACAACGCCCTTATGGTGCTCGCATGTGTTGGAAACGAAGCCCGAGTAATTTCGGGTGATGCAAAAGGAGCAAAAGGAATCGTAATAGGTAAACACGGAGGAATAGATCATGTTCTCGTTCAATTTGAAAAAGAAGATATGGAAAAGATGGCGGTTGATGATAAAATCCTTATAAAAGCGTGGGGCCAGGGGTTAAAGCTACTGGACTATCCCGATATTATGGTGATGAACATAGATCCAAATTTATTTTTAAATATTCCCATAAAAGAAGAAAACGGAATGCTCAAAGTGCCCGTAACAGCGGAAGTCCCTGCATATCTTATGGGTTCCGGTATAGGGGGTTCGACCGCTTTCAGCGGCGATTACGACATTATGACAGCGGACACAGAAACGGTAAAAAGGCTCCGTCTTGACCGCCTGAGATTTGGTGACCTGGTCTTATTAAAGGACTGCGACAATACTTACGGCAGGGGATACTTGAAAGGAGCCGTAACCGTAGGAGTGGTAATCCACAGTGACTGCATAAAAATGGGGCACGGACCAGGTATCACTACTATAATGACATGTAAGTATTCAAAGATTCAAGGAATAATAGATGAAAACGCAAATATAAAAAATTATTTAAAATAA
- a CDS encoding DUF488 family protein — MKIFTIGFTKKSAEEFFELLGENGVKLLLDIRLRNNSQLAGFAKGEDLRYFIEKILGIEYIHDIRFAPTDELMDSYKDKKISWDEFKKRFFDLMDERNIEEVLKKEYLNKIDGICLLCSEEKAKGCHRSLVAEYIKEKMGQEDIEIIHL, encoded by the coding sequence GTGAAAATATTTACTATTGGATTCACCAAAAAGAGCGCGGAGGAATTTTTTGAGCTTTTGGGGGAAAACGGAGTAAAACTTCTTTTAGATATAAGATTGAGGAACAATTCCCAGCTGGCCGGTTTTGCCAAGGGAGAGGATTTGAGGTATTTTATCGAAAAAATTCTTGGCATAGAGTATATCCATGATATTCGATTTGCTCCAACGGATGAGCTGATGGACTCCTACAAAGATAAAAAAATCTCCTGGGATGAGTTTAAAAAGCGTTTTTTTGATCTTATGGATGAAAGGAATATAGAAGAGGTGCTGAAAAAGGAGTATTTAAATAAGATCGATGGGATATGCCTTCTTTGCAGTGAGGAAAAGGCAAAAGGGTGCCACAGGAGTCTGGTAGCCGAGTATATTAAAGAAAAAATGGGGCAGGAAGATATTGAAATTATACATTTATAA
- a CDS encoding M48 family metallopeptidase: protein MEIKIEKIIRSKRKTIGLQVNENGALIVRAPFQVSEEVILKVIEKHRGWIEKKKQEIEKRVKNFPEKKFTADEDFLYLGRSYKLKIVDELKEPFVFNDAFFLSKDALPFAREIFIKWYKKEAYKKIYERTSEFAKKYGFKYNKINITNAQKRWGSCSPNGNLNFSWRLIMAPLPVVDYVIIHELIHLEIKNHGKSFWAKVKNLMSDYEKYEKWLKENGYLLRI from the coding sequence ATGGAAATAAAAATTGAAAAAATAATAAGGTCAAAAAGGAAAACCATAGGCCTGCAGGTGAATGAAAATGGAGCCCTGATAGTAAGGGCTCCGTTTCAAGTTAGTGAGGAAGTTATTTTAAAGGTTATCGAAAAACACAGAGGTTGGATTGAAAAAAAGAAGCAGGAAATAGAAAAAAGGGTGAAGAATTTTCCTGAAAAGAAGTTTACGGCCGACGAAGATTTTTTATATCTTGGAAGAAGTTATAAACTGAAAATAGTTGATGAGCTAAAAGAGCCATTTGTTTTTAACGATGCATTTTTTCTTTCAAAGGATGCATTGCCCTTTGCAAGAGAAATTTTTATTAAATGGTACAAAAAAGAGGCGTATAAAAAAATTTACGAGAGGACATCGGAATTTGCAAAAAAATACGGATTCAAATATAACAAAATCAATATAACCAATGCCCAAAAGAGATGGGGTTCCTGTTCTCCTAACGGAAATTTAAACTTTTCCTGGAGGCTTATAATGGCACCCTTACCGGTGGTTGATTACGTAATAATCCATGAGCTTATTCATCTTGAAATAAAAAACCACGGAAAATCCTTCTGGGCTAAGGTAAAAAACCTTATGTCTGATTATGAAAAATACGAAAAATGGCTTAAAGAAAACGGTTATTTGTTGCGTATATAA
- a CDS encoding MFS transporter — MNNTETNKSSLLILIALCLGWTLIYADRTSLYPLLSVIGKDFNLSSTLLGTITGSYFLVYVAMQIPAGMLADKIGKKKLLIITFLIAGTGLLSFGLFARSYFLLLLFTALHGLGAGAFYPCAYGIMMNATDSKNWGISAAIINLGMSLGLVIGLAISGPLYLKFKSYSGIFTALGLFTILTALVFTKILPNADKISKDSLKSFPLIKILKNKNFLFITLAQFCALYEYWTAVTWGATFFQEERGISMQLAGLFVAIVGISAVLPSLFIGRISDKFGRKKIALMLFPLGAFTIFLMTYARSAFSIILCLVAYGIVGKSSWDPIAVAWAGNHAAAIDKDAMGTAMGIFNFIGMMSAVVAPIITGYLKDITGSLVSAYYVAAAMSILGGLLIFFVEDEA; from the coding sequence ATGAATAATACTGAAACGAATAAAAGCTCATTATTAATATTAATAGCCTTATGCTTGGGATGGACGTTAATATACGCAGACAGGACATCACTTTATCCGCTTCTTTCGGTTATTGGAAAAGATTTTAATCTCAGCAGCACTTTACTGGGTACCATTACTGGAAGTTACTTTTTGGTATACGTGGCAATGCAAATTCCCGCAGGTATGCTGGCAGATAAAATAGGAAAAAAGAAGCTATTAATAATCACTTTTTTAATAGCGGGAACCGGTTTACTGAGTTTTGGATTGTTTGCCCGAAGTTACTTTCTATTACTGCTTTTTACCGCTTTACACGGTCTTGGAGCGGGGGCTTTTTACCCCTGCGCTTACGGCATAATGATGAATGCCACGGATTCTAAAAATTGGGGTATATCTGCAGCTATAATAAACCTTGGAATGTCCTTGGGACTTGTAATAGGCCTTGCTATAAGCGGCCCTTTATATTTAAAATTCAAAAGCTATTCTGGAATCTTTACGGCATTAGGATTATTTACAATCTTAACAGCCCTTGTTTTTACAAAAATCCTGCCTAATGCGGATAAAATCAGCAAAGATAGTCTTAAATCTTTTCCCCTTATTAAAATATTAAAAAATAAAAACTTTTTGTTTATTACTCTCGCCCAGTTCTGTGCCCTGTATGAATACTGGACTGCAGTTACCTGGGGTGCCACCTTCTTCCAAGAAGAACGGGGAATCAGCATGCAACTTGCAGGCCTTTTTGTCGCCATAGTTGGAATAAGTGCTGTCCTACCAAGTCTTTTTATTGGAAGGATTTCGGACAAATTTGGGCGAAAAAAAATAGCCCTAATGCTATTTCCATTAGGAGCTTTTACAATATTCTTAATGACTTATGCCCGTTCTGCTTTTTCTATAATACTATGCCTGGTGGCTTACGGAATTGTGGGTAAGTCCTCCTGGGACCCCATCGCGGTAGCCTGGGCAGGCAATCATGCAGCAGCCATTGATAAAGATGCGATGGGTACTGCCATGGGAATTTTTAATTTTATAGGTATGATGTCGGCTGTGGTTGCTCCAATTATCACCGGGTATTTAAAGGATATAACAGGTTCGCTGGTATCGGCGTATTATGTAGCCGCCGCAATGTCTATTTTAGGAGGACTTTTAATATTTTTTGTCGAAGATGAGGCTTAA
- a CDS encoding M20 family metallopeptidase has product MFSEKRLLKTYFDLLKIDSTTGNEKNIAQYINQAIKNMGLETKIYYYNEPEGPSLYTVVKGEKAGPTLLLIGHIDTVAVQQGWNTDPFTPIVEGDKVYALGACDMKGGLTCILDVLNIISKEKANLKGSIIAAFVSDEEYLSRGTFTLLENGLKADMAIMAECRFNEITLGFRGRYSIGVEVYGKSAHSSKYPEIGENAIIYAAKIAEKIEKLPTMIHPRLGSGSWCIRHIIGGIKTTLNVPDKCELFIDRFVVPGEDYEFCIRQIIDLANKLGLEEKVKVFLVPRETPYMEPFVISEDHILVEIIRDKYKEVVGKNLPIGYDKSVCDSNYLYRIGNIPTVTFGPGGENMHSPNECGYISQIIACRQIYLETIKELMF; this is encoded by the coding sequence ATGTTCAGTGAGAAACGACTATTAAAAACCTATTTTGATTTATTGAAGATAGACAGTACTACGGGAAATGAAAAAAATATAGCTCAGTATATCAATCAGGCCATTAAAAATATGGGATTGGAAACAAAAATTTACTACTATAATGAACCGGAAGGCCCTTCATTGTATACGGTTGTGAAGGGAGAAAAAGCAGGTCCCACATTGCTTTTAATAGGACATATAGATACCGTTGCAGTACAGCAGGGCTGGAATACCGATCCTTTTACACCGATTGTGGAGGGCGATAAAGTTTATGCGCTTGGAGCCTGCGATATGAAAGGTGGATTAACCTGTATTCTTGATGTGTTGAATATTATTTCGAAGGAAAAAGCTAATTTGAAAGGTAGTATAATAGCGGCATTTGTTTCGGATGAGGAATATCTCTCAAGGGGGACTTTTACTTTATTGGAAAATGGTTTGAAAGCTGACATGGCCATAATGGCAGAATGCAGATTTAATGAGATAACTCTTGGCTTTAGGGGAAGGTACAGTATAGGAGTGGAGGTGTACGGAAAAAGTGCTCATTCAAGTAAATATCCTGAAATTGGTGAAAATGCAATAATTTATGCGGCAAAAATAGCTGAAAAAATAGAAAAACTGCCGACAATGATACATCCACGACTCGGAAGTGGCTCCTGGTGCATACGCCATATTATCGGCGGTATAAAAACTACTTTGAACGTCCCCGATAAATGCGAATTATTTATAGATAGGTTTGTAGTCCCAGGAGAGGATTATGAATTTTGCATAAGGCAGATAATTGATTTAGCAAATAAACTGGGTCTTGAAGAAAAAGTAAAAGTTTTTTTAGTACCCAGAGAAACTCCTTATATGGAACCTTTTGTAATATCTGAAGATCATATACTGGTAGAAATTATAAGGGATAAGTATAAAGAAGTGGTTGGAAAAAATTTGCCTATTGGGTATGATAAATCGGTCTGCGATTCCAATTATCTTTATAGAATAGGCAATATCCCTACAGTTACTTTCGGTCCTGGTGGAGAAAATATGCATTCACCCAATGAATGCGGCTATATAAGCCAGATAATAGCGTGCAGGCAAATCTATCTGGAGACTATAAAGGAATTGATGTTTTGA
- a CDS encoding MarR family winged helix-turn-helix transcriptional regulator, with product MEGTDVVRKFRDIVKYIVRSLGIYEKSEAYCCGTTLAQCNAIIEIGRAKEISLIDLADILNLDTSTASRTVNNLVSQNLVVREEDPEDRRYLKIKLTKEGEKIYKTVEESMDIFFKKVYESIPADKREQVMESLGILLNALKENKCC from the coding sequence ATGGAAGGCACCGATGTTGTGAGAAAGTTCAGGGACATAGTCAAATATATAGTAAGGAGCCTTGGCATTTACGAAAAGAGCGAGGCTTACTGCTGCGGGACAACACTTGCCCAGTGCAATGCGATAATTGAGATTGGCAGGGCAAAGGAAATTTCCTTAATTGACCTCGCGGATATTTTAAACCTGGACACGAGCACTGCCAGCAGGACGGTAAATAACCTGGTAAGTCAGAATCTGGTGGTCAGGGAAGAAGATCCTGAAGACAGGAGGTATTTAAAAATAAAGCTTACAAAAGAAGGGGAGAAAATCTACAAAACGGTGGAAGAAAGCATGGATATATTTTTTAAAAAGGTTTACGAATCCATCCCTGCGGATAAAAGGGAGCAGGTAATGGAAAGCCTTGGGATTTTACTTAATGCTTTAAAAGAGAATAAATGCTGTTAA
- a CDS encoding DUF3160 domain-containing protein: MFGKKFIILILCLMLVFSGCAKQNVENNINSESNRVEYKVNFTAEAERKSINVPFEPAKFDTMVKPYKVREDLSNVVNLKQFGEFTKEQKELLYKNGFFVSPSEEEQLFYVYEKNEYKNIPSFITTDSVLHVYHIFYDYSLRVLENEKLLPVLEELTENMLKKSIYLYNTLKNENLKNIQLKNIAFFAVAQLALEKELTEEIPEKAKEMALKEFDLIKKQEGFAKSNIFPFELDYSQYVPRGHYTRSDDLKRYFKSLMWYGQAPFPFYDNEGKRTVEQTLQALLITYSVFLQKEGENDIKLWESLYTPTYFYVGLADDLNIYHYRDLLLKVYGEKPDIEKLDDNDKIERVYKEAEKLPEPLIKPKYTSVSTPASKQFRFLGQRYVPDAEIIQEMVEPIIRPIPSGLDVMAALGSNRAYDIQVSINKEQEKWPGYIDALKKIKEKFDGIKEERWKSNFYFGWIWTLKGLLKEYGEGYPSFMRNTAWLDKSLSTALGSWAQLKHDTVLYGKQSGAEMGGGEELTDIKAYVEPNIEVYDKLLWLTRFSRINLKERGLLDAAVESKMEIFEDLLQFLINCSMKELRDEELTEDEYYRLQLFGGTLESLTASFAGDGLRWFEITSETDKNMATIADIHTIAPNQFSKGGYFEVGVGPAYEIYVVVPISGKLYLTRGAVFSYFEFVSNKRLTDEEWQKILKEGKTPEKPAWMSSFFSKDKKVIPDDNRL; this comes from the coding sequence ATGTTCGGTAAAAAGTTTATTATTTTAATACTTTGCTTGATGCTGGTATTTAGCGGATGTGCTAAACAAAATGTAGAGAACAACATAAATTCGGAAAGTAATAGGGTCGAGTATAAGGTAAATTTTACGGCAGAGGCGGAAAGAAAGTCAATCAATGTCCCCTTTGAACCAGCGAAATTTGATACAATGGTAAAGCCATACAAAGTAAGGGAAGATTTATCGAATGTGGTTAATTTAAAGCAGTTTGGGGAATTTACAAAGGAGCAGAAGGAACTGCTTTATAAAAACGGGTTTTTCGTAAGTCCTTCCGAAGAAGAGCAGCTTTTTTATGTTTATGAAAAAAATGAGTACAAAAACATCCCATCTTTTATTACAACAGATTCGGTACTGCACGTCTATCACATATTTTACGATTACTCCCTGAGGGTGCTGGAAAACGAAAAGCTATTGCCGGTTTTAGAGGAACTTACGGAAAACATGCTTAAAAAATCCATATACCTTTACAATACATTGAAAAACGAAAACCTTAAAAATATCCAGCTAAAAAACATAGCCTTTTTTGCGGTGGCACAGCTTGCTCTTGAAAAAGAGCTCACGGAGGAAATCCCAGAAAAAGCAAAGGAAATGGCGTTAAAGGAATTTGACCTAATAAAAAAGCAGGAAGGCTTTGCTAAATCAAATATATTCCCCTTTGAACTGGATTACAGCCAGTATGTACCGAGGGGACACTATACGAGAAGCGATGATTTGAAAAGGTACTTTAAGTCTTTGATGTGGTACGGGCAGGCACCCTTTCCCTTTTACGATAACGAAGGAAAGAGGACTGTGGAGCAAACCCTTCAGGCACTTTTGATAACCTACAGCGTGTTTTTGCAAAAGGAAGGAGAAAACGATATTAAGCTCTGGGAAAGCCTGTATACCCCCACTTATTTTTACGTAGGCTTAGCCGATGATCTGAATATTTATCATTACAGGGATTTGCTTTTAAAGGTTTACGGGGAAAAGCCGGATATAGAAAAACTGGATGATAACGATAAAATAGAAAGGGTGTATAAAGAAGCGGAAAAATTACCCGAGCCTTTGATAAAACCAAAATATACTTCGGTAAGCACTCCTGCTAGCAAACAGTTTAGATTTTTGGGGCAAAGGTACGTTCCTGATGCTGAAATTATTCAGGAAATGGTAGAACCCATAATAAGGCCCATACCGTCCGGGCTTGATGTGATGGCGGCATTGGGCTCAAACAGGGCTTACGACATACAGGTTAGTATAAATAAAGAGCAGGAAAAGTGGCCCGGGTATATTGATGCACTGAAAAAAATAAAGGAAAAGTTTGACGGAATAAAAGAGGAAAGGTGGAAGTCCAACTTTTATTTCGGCTGGATATGGACATTAAAAGGTTTACTAAAGGAATACGGCGAAGGGTACCCTTCATTTATGAGAAATACCGCCTGGCTTGATAAATCCCTTTCTACTGCTCTTGGAAGCTGGGCACAGCTCAAACACGATACAGTGCTTTACGGCAAGCAAAGCGGTGCAGAAATGGGCGGGGGCGAAGAGCTCACGGATATAAAAGCTTATGTCGAACCGAATATCGAGGTTTACGATAAGCTTTTGTGGCTGACCAGATTTTCCAGGATAAATCTTAAGGAAAGAGGCCTACTTGATGCTGCGGTGGAAAGTAAGATGGAAATCTTTGAAGATTTACTTCAATTTTTAATAAACTGCTCGATGAAGGAATTGAGGGATGAGGAGCTTACCGAAGACGAATACTACCGGCTTCAGCTATTCGGGGGCACCTTAGAAAGCCTTACCGCATCCTTTGCCGGGGATGGATTGAGGTGGTTTGAGATTACTTCGGAAACGGATAAAAACATGGCGACCATAGCGGATATTCATACGATTGCACCCAATCAATTCAGCAAGGGAGGATACTTTGAGGTGGGTGTGGGACCAGCTTACGAAATATATGTGGTAGTGCCAATAAGCGGAAAGCTTTACCTCACAAGAGGAGCGGTATTCAGTTATTTTGAATTTGTATCAAATAAGAGATTAACCGATGAAGAATGGCAGAAAATATTAAAAGAAGGAAAGACACCGGAAAAACCCGCCTGGATGAGTTCTTTTTTCAGTAAGGATAAAAAGGTAATACCGGATGACAACAGGCTGTAA